In Tachysurus fulvidraco isolate hzauxx_2018 chromosome 11, HZAU_PFXX_2.0, whole genome shotgun sequence, one DNA window encodes the following:
- the rwdd3 gene encoding RWD domain-containing protein 3, with protein MSEEVLDEISVLSSIYCEKDEFQLIEKSAQTGLVYRICTAIDTDSGRKTLNLTFHLPPLYPQTPPDISITSGDFSRNLCQELKNAMLRKAHTLPPEPMVHQLVTWLQHNITDLITTTNSPGDETSKAQDMWMALLHLDHMRSKAKYIKLIEKWTSELGLMGRLFVGRPILILLQGTKESIKEYIHLQRKVKVDVDSSGKRCKEKMMRVLCEVPLTEDFKRISTFEVKEDLSLEDLRREFDLVGSMKLYQEFLPTLQ; from the exons ATGTCTGAAGAAGTGCTGGATGAAATATCTGTGTTGTCTTCAATTTACTGTGAAAAAGACGAATTTCAGTTGATTGAGAAATCTG CGCAAACAGGACTTGTGTACCGCATCTGCACTGCGATAGACACTGACAGCGGGAGAAAAACCCTGAACCTCACTTTCCATCTCCCTCCTTTATACCCCCAAACCCCTCCTGATATCAGCATCACATCTGGTGATTTCTCAAGGAACCTCTGCCAGGAGCTGAAGAATGCGATGCTCAGGAAAGCTCACACGCTTCCACCTGAACCCATGGTTCACCAGCTAGTGACGTGGCTTCAGCACAATATCACCGACCtgattacaaccacaaacagcCCAGGAGATGAGACCAGTAAAGCACAGGACATGTGGATGGCGTTGCTGCATTTAGATCATATGCGGTCTAAAGCTAAATATATCAAACTGATTGAAAAGTGGACCTCAGAGCTGGGTTTAATGGGGAGACTGTTTGTGGGAAGGCCGATTTTAATTTTGCTGCAAGGAACAAAGGAAAGCATTAAG GAATATATCCACCTTCAGAGGAAGGTGAAAGTCGACGTGGACTCGTCAGGCAAGCGCTGCAAAGAGAAGATGATGAGGGTTTTATGTGAAGTGCCCCTTACCGAGGATTTTAAAAG GATATCAACGTTTGAGGTTAAAGAAGACTTGTCTTTAGAGGACCTGAGAAGGGAGTTTGATTTGGTTGGATCAATGAAGCTTTATCAAGAATTTCTTCCCACTTTACAATAA
- the LOC113642416 gene encoding holocytochrome c-type synthase-like: protein MCSRFGSVKAETAAMPDESRAPPPGCPMHQDSKIAAPPSECPMHRAAATEQPKSAPDVPAHQDRAFEFVQCPVTGARGSNPTASDINPDNMMPPPNQQPSPGQPFPLSVVREESHIPRAGSEQNWVYPSEQMFWNAMLRKGWRWREQDVSQKDMMNIISIHNQNNENAWKEILKWEALHSKECPCGPALKRFGGKAKEFTPRARFRHWMGHELPFDRHDWIVDRCGKEVRYVIDYYVGGHGSDHTILDVRPAFESLGAVWDRMKVAWWRWTSS from the exons ATGTGCAGTCGTTTTGGCTCAGTCAAAGCGGAGACTGCTGCGATGCCTGATGAGAGTCGAGCTCCACCTCCAGGCTGTCCCATGCACCAGGACTCCAAAATAG CTGCTCCTCCTTCCGAGTGTCCCATGCACCGAGCAGCTGCTACAGAACAACCCAAGAGTGCACCAGATGTTCCAGCACATCAGGACAGAGCCTTCGAGTTTGTGCAGTGTCCTGTGACAGGAGCTAGAGGAAGCAATCCTACGGCATCTGACATCAACCCTGATAACATG ATGCCTCCTCCTAACCAGCAGCCTTCTCCCGGTCAGCCCTTTCCTCTGTCTGTGGTTCGAGAAGAGTCTCACATCCCTCGTGCAGGATCCGAGCAGAACTGGGTTTATCCCTCCGAGCAGATGTTCTGGAACGCGATGCTGAGGAAAGG GTGGCGCTGGAGGGAGCAAGACGTCTCTCAAAAAGACATGATGAACATCATTTCCATTCACAACCAGAACAACGAGAACGCGTGGAAGGAGATCCTGAAATGGGAAGCTCTCCATTCAAA GGAGTGTCCGTGTGGACCTGCTCTAAAAAGGTTCGGAGGCAAAGCCAAAGAATTTACTCCCAGAGCCCGATTCCGTCACTGGATGGG GCATGAGCTGCCATTTGACAGACACGACTGGATTGTGGATCGTTGTGGCAAAGAGGTGCGTTATGTCATCGACTACTACGTCGGAGGTCATGGGTCGGATCACACCATCCTAGATGTCCGGCCGGCCTTCGAGTCTTTAGGAGCTGTGTGGGATCGCATGAAGGTGGCGTGGTGGAGATGGACCTCGTCATGA